The Chitinophagales bacterium genome has a window encoding:
- a CDS encoding sorbosone dehydrogenase family protein, whose translation MIRKRLLTAGIIIIIGFTQYSCGDRAKHYTPSETDSLLSLIKLPQGFSISIYADDLPNARSMALGAKGTLFVGNRSEDKVYALVDEDHDGIADKKYVIAEGMNMPNGVAFRNGSLYVAEVDKVWRFDDIEDNLSRPPAKVLISDDFPGDKHHGWKYIAFGPDDKLYIPVGAPCNICNDNETDKRYASITRMNADGSDHEVYANGIRNTVGFAWHPQTGDLWFTDNGRDNLGDDMPNDELNRAYEPGLHFGYPYCHAGYIQDPEFGAGHPCDNYIPPVQKLAPHTASLGMKFYTGDMFPAEYRNQVLIAEHGSWNRTEPIGYRVTLVKLDGNNAISYEPFAEGWLQNGKPWGRPVDILQLPDGSVLVSDDYGGKIYRITYSK comes from the coding sequence ATGATCAGGAAAAGACTGTTAACAGCGGGAATTATCATTATTATCGGATTCACTCAATATAGCTGCGGCGACAGGGCTAAGCATTATACCCCATCAGAAACAGACTCTCTCCTATCATTAATAAAGCTGCCACAGGGGTTTAGCATCAGTATATATGCAGATGACCTACCCAATGCACGCTCTATGGCATTGGGGGCAAAAGGCACTCTTTTTGTCGGCAACAGGAGCGAAGACAAAGTATATGCACTGGTAGATGAAGACCATGATGGTATAGCGGATAAAAAATACGTGATAGCAGAAGGTATGAATATGCCCAATGGCGTTGCTTTCAGGAATGGCAGCCTGTATGTGGCTGAGGTAGATAAAGTATGGCGGTTTGATGATATAGAAGACAACCTCTCCCGCCCTCCTGCCAAGGTGCTCATAAGCGATGACTTCCCGGGAGACAAGCACCATGGATGGAAGTATATTGCCTTCGGCCCGGATGACAAACTATATATCCCCGTTGGCGCTCCCTGCAATATCTGCAACGATAACGAGACAGATAAACGTTACGCATCCATTACCCGCATGAATGCGGACGGCAGCGATCATGAAGTATATGCCAACGGCATACGCAATACAGTAGGTTTTGCATGGCACCCACAAACAGGCGACCTCTGGTTTACAGACAATGGCCGCGACAACCTGGGCGATGACATGCCCAATGATGAGCTGAACAGGGCGTATGAACCGGGACTGCATTTTGGCTATCCCTATTGCCACGCGGGATATATACAGGATCCTGAGTTTGGAGCGGGGCATCCATGTGACAATTACATACCACCTGTGCAAAAGCTGGCACCGCATACGGCATCACTAGGTATGAAGTTCTATACCGGAGATATGTTCCCCGCTGAATACAGGAACCAGGTATTGATAGCTGAACATGGTTCATGGAACAGGACAGAACCCATAGGATACAGGGTAACTTTAGTAAAACTGGACGGAAATAATGCTATAAGCTATGAGCCTTTTGCCGAGGGCTGGCTGCAGAATGGCAAACCCTGGGGGCGCCCGGTAGACATATTACAATTGCCGGATGGTTCTGTTTTAGTGTCAGATGACTATGGCGGCAAGATATACCGCATCACTTATAGCAAATAG
- a CDS encoding alpha/beta hydrolase, producing MQPLLLLHGAIGAADQLEGIAAELENTYKVYTLDFSGHGGRPFAAEPFSIALFAMDVLDFMESEKLDKVSIFGYSMGGYVAMYLAKYHPGKVDKIVTLATKFHWDEATAEKEVKMLNAEKIQEKLPAFADALAKRHAPNNWKDVLQKTIDMLRNMGQDNLLKLNEYSSIEHSCMILLGDRDKMITLDETLDVYRTLPNAQMGMLPATHHPIEQANIPYLLFYIRQFI from the coding sequence ATGCAACCACTATTACTATTACACGGGGCTATAGGAGCCGCTGATCAACTTGAGGGCATTGCTGCTGAACTGGAAAATACATATAAAGTATATACACTTGATTTCAGTGGTCATGGAGGACGTCCATTTGCGGCAGAGCCATTTTCTATAGCCTTGTTCGCAATGGATGTATTGGACTTTATGGAGTCTGAGAAGCTGGATAAAGTATCCATATTTGGTTACAGTATGGGCGGGTATGTGGCTATGTACCTGGCCAAATATCATCCCGGTAAAGTGGATAAGATAGTGACACTTGCAACAAAATTTCATTGGGACGAAGCAACAGCAGAAAAGGAAGTGAAGATGCTGAATGCGGAAAAGATACAGGAAAAACTGCCTGCTTTTGCTGATGCACTGGCTAAACGCCACGCACCCAACAACTGGAAAGATGTATTGCAGAAAACCATTGATATGCTCCGTAACATGGGGCAGGATAATCTGTTGAAATTAAATGAGTACAGCTCGATAGAGCATAGCTGTATGATATTATTGGGCGACAGGGACAAAATGATCACCCTGGATGAAACGCTGGATGTGTACAGAACCTTACCCAATGCGCAGATGGGCATGTTGCCTGCCACACATCACCCTATAGAACAGGCGAATATTCCTTATTTGCTATTTTATATCAGGCAGTTTATTTAG
- a CDS encoding NAD-dependent succinate-semialdehyde dehydrogenase: protein MTDIITSVNPATGAVIAEYKIDNEQKIERSLKAAHKAYEGWRATTFRERSALLKRIAAVIKKNKKMLAELATAEMGKPIAQSIAEVEKCAMNMEFYAKNGPGFIADEIVATEASKSYVSYQPIGVVLAIMPWNFPYWQVFRAMGPILMAGNAMVLKHASNVTGCAKAIEKVLKDAGAPKGLFHTLVVPGAQVEPVIKHPAIAAVTLTGSTDAGKKVASVAAAHIKKQVLELGGSDAYIVLEDADMELAVETCVRGRLVNTGQSCVCAKRFIVEKSVRKEFEQKMTEQMEASTYGAPMDKNNRIGPMSRKDLRDELHKQVQDSIAKGAKLLCGGYIPEGDGAYYPPTVLTNVKKGMPAYDEELFGPVAAIIEAKDEEHAIKLANDSIYGLGSGIFSKNVKKAEKIAATQIQAGNCFVNAFVHSDPRLPFGGVKQSGYGRELSIFGIREFTNVKTVFIK from the coding sequence ATGACTGATATAATTACATCCGTTAACCCGGCTACGGGAGCGGTAATAGCTGAATATAAGATCGACAACGAACAGAAGATAGAACGTAGCCTGAAGGCGGCACATAAAGCATACGAAGGGTGGCGAGCGACAACATTTCGCGAACGCAGTGCACTGTTGAAAAGGATAGCTGCTGTAATAAAGAAGAATAAGAAGATGTTGGCCGAGCTGGCCACGGCTGAAATGGGTAAGCCGATAGCGCAAAGTATAGCAGAGGTTGAAAAGTGTGCTATGAATATGGAGTTCTATGCAAAGAATGGCCCCGGTTTTATAGCTGATGAAATTGTAGCAACTGAAGCAAGTAAAAGTTATGTCTCTTATCAGCCTATAGGAGTAGTCCTGGCTATTATGCCCTGGAACTTTCCTTACTGGCAGGTGTTTCGTGCTATGGGCCCCATACTCATGGCGGGGAATGCCATGGTGCTGAAACACGCATCAAATGTTACAGGTTGTGCCAAAGCGATCGAGAAAGTATTGAAAGATGCGGGTGCGCCAAAAGGCTTGTTTCACACATTGGTAGTACCGGGTGCACAGGTTGAGCCTGTAATTAAACATCCCGCCATTGCAGCAGTTACTTTAACGGGTAGTACAGACGCAGGCAAGAAAGTAGCATCGGTTGCGGCAGCACATATTAAAAAGCAGGTGTTGGAACTGGGCGGTAGCGATGCATATATTGTGTTGGAAGATGCGGATATGGAACTTGCCGTAGAGACCTGTGTAAGAGGCCGTTTGGTGAACACAGGGCAGAGTTGTGTATGCGCTAAAAGGTTCATTGTTGAGAAGTCTGTAAGAAAAGAGTTTGAGCAGAAGATGACGGAGCAAATGGAAGCCTCGACTTATGGAGCCCCTATGGATAAGAATAACAGGATAGGCCCCATGTCGCGCAAAGACCTGCGGGACGAATTGCATAAGCAGGTGCAGGACAGTATAGCCAAAGGGGCGAAACTATTATGTGGTGGCTATATTCCCGAAGGCGATGGTGCTTATTATCCACCTACGGTATTAACCAATGTGAAGAAAGGTATGCCTGCATATGATGAAGAACTTTTTGGGCCTGTCGCGGCTATCATCGAAGCTAAAGATGAAGAGCACGCCATTAAGCTCGCCAACGACAGTATTTATGGCCTGGGCAGCGGTATATTCTCTAAAAACGTTAAAAAAGCGGAGAAAATTGCAGCAACACAAATACAAGCGGGCAATTGCTTCGTAAATGCTTTTGTACATTCTGACCCGCGCCTGCCTTTTGGTGGTGTGAAACAAAGCGGTTATGGAAGAGAATTAAGTATATTTGGAATACGGGAATTTACGAATGTAAAAACCGTATTTATAAAATAA
- a CDS encoding type II toxin-antitoxin system RelE/ParE family toxin → MAQVKWSPLAVRELEAIYEYISVDSELYASNMVDRIISRADILESHVLIGRVVPEFGKPYIRELIEGSYRIVYLVEDEDNVAIVHIHHQSRMLNIL, encoded by the coding sequence ATGGCGCAGGTAAAGTGGTCACCTTTGGCTGTACGTGAGTTAGAGGCTATATACGAGTACATCTCAGTAGATTCAGAATTATATGCATCTAATATGGTTGACCGGATTATATCAAGAGCTGATATTCTTGAGTCTCATGTTTTAATAGGTAGGGTAGTGCCTGAGTTTGGTAAACCTTACATAAGGGAATTGATTGAAGGAAGCTACAGGATAGTTTACCTGGTGGAAGATGAAGATAATGTCGCTATAGTTCATATCCATCATCAATCAAGAATGTTGAATATTCTTTAG
- a CDS encoding SGNH/GDSL hydrolase family protein has protein sequence MITRLLATVCILFFSATSLSAQNSKHMYTYLALGDSYTIGEQVEAKDNFPHQSVALLNKAGYDVAEPEIIAVTGWTTDELAAAIKAEHITGTYSFVTLLIGVNNQYRGRSVENYREEYTQLLEQAIDFAGGDPAKVFVLSIPDWGVTPFAEGRDREKIAEEIDAYNAAKEEITKAHKCHWLEITHSTREHGTDESYLVGDKLHYSGKEYKVWAEQLVPMIEKQLR, from the coding sequence ATGATTACCCGTCTTCTTGCAACTGTTTGCATCTTATTTTTTTCTGCCACATCTTTGAGCGCACAGAACAGTAAACACATGTACACATATCTTGCTTTAGGCGATTCTTATACTATTGGCGAACAGGTAGAGGCGAAGGATAACTTTCCGCACCAGTCAGTTGCGTTACTTAATAAGGCAGGGTACGATGTAGCTGAACCTGAAATAATTGCCGTTACCGGCTGGACAACGGATGAACTGGCAGCGGCTATTAAAGCTGAGCATATTACAGGCACATACTCATTTGTTACATTGCTGATAGGTGTGAACAACCAATATCGTGGCCGGAGTGTAGAGAACTACAGGGAAGAGTACACCCAGTTACTGGAACAGGCCATTGATTTTGCCGGGGGTGATCCTGCTAAGGTGTTTGTGCTCTCTATTCCCGATTGGGGTGTAACGCCATTTGCCGAAGGACGCGACCGTGAAAAGATAGCCGAAGAGATAGACGCCTACAATGCTGCGAAAGAAGAAATTACCAAAGCACACAAATGCCATTGGCTGGAAATAACACATAGCACCCGGGAACATGGTACAGACGAATCTTATTTAGTAGGTGATAAACTACATTATTCCGGTAAGGAGTATAAAGTGTGGGCTGAGCAGTTAGTGCCAATGATTGAAAAACAATTACGATAA
- a CDS encoding hydrolase, with protein sequence MYQNKQNKYGKYQCPCCGYYTFEEPIENHFDICDVCCWEDDGVQLHDPDFWGGANSVSLNEARENFKKFGASDERCIDSVRPPRFDEYE encoded by the coding sequence ATGTATCAGAATAAACAAAACAAATATGGTAAGTACCAATGCCCATGTTGTGGATACTATACTTTTGAAGAGCCGATAGAGAACCACTTTGATATTTGTGATGTATGTTGCTGGGAAGATGACGGAGTACAACTTCATGACCCTGATTTTTGGGGCGGTGCTAATAGCGTAAGTTTAAATGAAGCTCGTGAAAATTTTAAAAAATTTGGTGCTAGTGATGAGAGATGTATTGATTCTGTAAGGCCACCAAGGTTTGATGAGTATGAGTAA
- a CDS encoding heavy-metal-associated domain-containing protein: MKYIIILISVVFSSLTVHAQDKDIKTEKLLVSGNCEMCEKRIEKAAYVKGVKRAEWDKDKHELTVTYKPSKTSKEEILKSVAEAGYDSEAFTASEDAYEKLPECCHYRTATCNH; this comes from the coding sequence ATGAAATACATAATAATTTTAATTTCCGTTGTGTTCAGTTCTTTGACTGTTCACGCACAGGATAAAGATATAAAGACAGAAAAGCTGCTGGTAAGCGGTAATTGCGAGATGTGCGAAAAACGCATCGAAAAGGCAGCTTATGTAAAAGGTGTAAAACGTGCTGAATGGGATAAGGATAAGCACGAGCTGACCGTTACGTACAAGCCGTCAAAAACTTCAAAAGAAGAAATATTGAAGAGCGTAGCCGAAGCCGGTTACGACTCAGAAGCTTTTACTGCTTCAGAGGACGCATACGAAAAACTGCCTGAGTGTTGCCACTACAGAACAGCTACATGTAACCATTAA
- a CDS encoding TonB-dependent receptor has product MKFLKNIVTVLYLPAMLLSASGIYAQDRSVYGAVFEEIKGVKTPLPGAVIKIPGYDIGTQSDIDGNYRLSVPEEANSIVFEHLSHVNDTIHLDGGPQNISVVLRGTRQLDEVEVTYRKKGNEIGLLDTRKSELISERELLKAACCNLSESFETTPSVDVSFTDAVSGYKQIQMLGLAGPYTLITRENIPDVRGLSAVTGLTFTPGTWIEGMQLSKGTGSVVNGYESVAGQINIELRKPFEEKEPRLYLNAYQNYQGRSEGNVVYKHIFNKKLSTNLMLHGSSRWRRVDMNSDGFMDQPQNNQFVGLNRWFYFGPKGFEVQAGVKVVNLDQLGGQLNYQNGTEQVAGNPWGFKMHTKRIEGWAKIGKVFPEKKGTSTGLQLSGVHHQQDALYGNRNYDATQNTFYANWIFQTLISNTNHVIKGGLSSLVDNYNERFENTTFTRNEVVPGAFVEYAYNYLTKFNLIAGIRGDYHNLFGAFVTPRLHVRYAPFKRTAIRASVGRAQRTANILAENIGYMASARSFQFLGTDSKLPYGLKPEIAWNYGVNLTQKFRLNYRDGAFSADYYYTDFQNQVVVDVEKYNLVRFYNLQGMSFANSLQGQLDYEPIVRLDVRLAYRWYDVKTTYGGVLKERPLIAKHRAFVNLGYETRNTWRLDYTVQWVGTKRVPALHNHLTGVTSVDVASPSFFQMNAQISKTWNEVFEIYAGGENLANFMQHRPIIGSDAPYDPGFDASMVWGPVMGRNIYAGVRWKLR; this is encoded by the coding sequence ATGAAGTTTTTGAAGAACATCGTTACGGTGCTGTACCTGCCTGCAATGTTGTTGAGTGCCTCCGGCATTTACGCGCAGGACAGGTCGGTATATGGTGCCGTTTTCGAAGAAATAAAAGGAGTGAAAACACCCCTTCCCGGTGCTGTGATTAAGATACCGGGATATGATATAGGTACGCAATCGGATATAGATGGCAATTACAGGCTGTCAGTTCCCGAAGAGGCAAACAGTATCGTGTTTGAACATCTGAGTCATGTAAATGATACGATACACCTTGATGGGGGACCACAAAATATATCCGTTGTGCTCAGAGGTACCCGCCAACTGGACGAAGTAGAGGTTACTTACCGTAAAAAGGGCAATGAGATAGGGCTGCTGGATACCCGCAAATCAGAATTGATAAGTGAGCGTGAATTACTCAAGGCGGCTTGTTGTAACCTGAGTGAAAGTTTTGAGACCACGCCCTCTGTTGACGTGTCATTTACCGATGCCGTTTCGGGCTACAAACAGATACAGATGCTCGGATTGGCCGGGCCATATACACTTATAACGCGTGAGAATATCCCTGATGTACGAGGGTTGTCTGCCGTTACAGGGTTGACGTTTACGCCCGGTACATGGATTGAGGGTATGCAGCTGAGCAAAGGCACGGGTAGTGTGGTGAACGGTTACGAGAGTGTTGCAGGTCAGATCAATATAGAACTGCGGAAACCTTTCGAAGAAAAAGAACCACGCCTGTACCTGAATGCATACCAAAACTACCAGGGCCGCTCTGAGGGTAATGTTGTATATAAACATATATTCAATAAAAAACTATCTACTAACCTGATGCTGCACGGCAGCTCGCGCTGGCGCAGGGTAGATATGAATAGTGATGGTTTTATGGACCAGCCGCAAAACAACCAGTTTGTTGGATTGAACCGTTGGTTCTATTTCGGACCCAAGGGCTTTGAAGTGCAGGCAGGTGTTAAGGTAGTAAACCTGGACCAGCTTGGAGGTCAATTGAATTATCAGAATGGCACAGAGCAGGTAGCAGGTAACCCCTGGGGATTTAAAATGCACACAAAACGTATAGAGGGCTGGGCAAAAATAGGTAAGGTCTTCCCCGAAAAGAAAGGTACCAGCACAGGCTTGCAACTTTCGGGTGTGCACCACCAGCAGGATGCACTGTATGGCAATCGTAATTACGATGCCACGCAGAATACCTTCTATGCCAACTGGATATTCCAGACACTTATCAGCAACACGAATCATGTTATAAAAGGAGGGTTGAGCAGCCTGGTAGATAATTACAATGAGCGTTTTGAAAATACCACTTTCACACGCAACGAGGTGGTGCCGGGGGCTTTTGTTGAGTATGCCTATAATTATCTCACCAAGTTCAACCTTATAGCCGGGATACGTGGCGATTATCACAACCTTTTTGGTGCGTTTGTTACACCAAGGTTGCACGTACGTTATGCACCATTCAAGCGTACAGCCATCAGGGCGTCTGTTGGCCGTGCACAACGTACTGCCAATATCCTGGCCGAAAATATCGGTTATATGGCATCAGCACGTAGTTTTCAGTTCCTGGGTACGGACTCAAAACTACCGTATGGATTGAAACCTGAAATAGCGTGGAACTACGGTGTGAACCTGACACAAAAGTTCAGGCTCAATTATCGTGATGGTGCATTCTCAGCTGATTATTATTATACTGATTTTCAAAACCAGGTAGTAGTTGACGTTGAGAAATATAACCTTGTCAGGTTTTACAATTTGCAGGGCATGTCTTTTGCAAATAGTTTACAGGGACAACTTGACTACGAACCCATCGTTCGTTTAGATGTACGATTGGCATATCGTTGGTATGACGTTAAAACAACCTATGGTGGGGTATTGAAAGAGCGCCCGTTGATTGCGAAGCATCGAGCCTTTGTTAACCTCGGGTATGAAACAAGGAACACCTGGCGCCTTGATTATACTGTACAATGGGTGGGTACCAAACGTGTCCCTGCTTTGCACAATCATCTTACAGGTGTTACATCTGTAGATGTGGCTTCTCCGTCTTTCTTCCAGATGAATGCACAGATAAGCAAAACATGGAATGAAGTATTTGAAATATATGCCGGGGGTGAAAACCTGGCAAACTTTATGCAGCATAGGCCAATAATAGGGTCTGATGCCCCGTATGATCCAGGTTTTGATGCCTCCATGGTTTGGGGGCCGGTTATGGGGCGTAATATCTATGCCGGAGTACGTTGGAAGTTGAGATAA
- a CDS encoding MmcQ/YjbR family DNA-binding protein: MNTEQLREFCLSLKGVEEGIKWEDHLCFTLAEKIFCITGFGDNDGVSFKVSPDDFALLTERERITQARYFAKNQWVSVETRGKLRNHEWKEYLEKSYLLVKSKLTKKLQKEIDEL, from the coding sequence ATGAATACTGAACAGCTTCGTGAATTTTGCCTCAGCCTTAAAGGAGTAGAGGAGGGCATAAAATGGGAAGATCACCTTTGTTTTACGTTGGCGGAGAAGATATTCTGCATTACAGGCTTCGGCGATAATGATGGCGTTAGTTTTAAAGTTAGTCCTGACGATTTTGCATTACTTACAGAGCGTGAAAGAATAACCCAGGCACGGTATTTTGCAAAGAACCAGTGGGTAAGTGTTGAAACACGGGGAAAGCTCAGGAATCATGAATGGAAAGAATATCTTGAAAAGTCCTACCTACTGGTAAAATCAAAACTGACGAAGAAGCTACAGAAAGAAATAGATGAGCTATAA
- a CDS encoding insulinase family protein has product MKKLSLFILTVALAINASAQQYQVATVTGTKKGDLDRSVRPKPGPAPEIKLGKTESFVLPNGLKVFVVENHKLPLVSASIQLDIYPEMEGEMAGYSTFLSELLTAGTKTRSKDQLNKEIDFIGARINANSRGMFGQSLKKHQNTLLELMSDIAMNADFKQDEVEKVKKRTLSGLQASKNEPDDMLNNVTSVLNYGANHPYGEVPNEKTVDNVTLAKCNEYYKTYYRPNVAYMAVVGDVTLKEVKPLIEKYFGAWQKGEVPVTKYPNPAAPTTTQVALVPRPEAVQSVINVTYPIDLLPGSPDVVKAKVTNAILGGGSMGRLFMNLREKHAWTYGSYSSISQDELKGNFTAYAKCRNAVTDSSVAEILAEMKRMNDEKISNEALQDQIKYMSGGFAIGLESPQTVAQYAINIERYNMPKDYYTNYLKNLSAVTPEDVQMIAKKYIHPDKAHIIVVGSKDDVAKGLERFDADGKLDLYDNYGNPFKETVAKAAPDGMNAATVMKNYIRAIGGEKTIKSIKDIKTVSKGTFAVAGQEIPITITEMKKAPLNYNVKIEGMGMVLQKQVFDGTKGYMEAGGQKKELSGDDLVRAKQEADIYADLTPEKYGITRELKGMETVNGKEAYKLEVSDNGKKTTEYYDTQTGYLIQTVSAEEGTTDLSDYKDAGNGYFIPHKLVTNVQGQTITANVESVEINKGIDNSNFQ; this is encoded by the coding sequence ATGAAAAAGTTATCTCTCTTTATATTAACCGTAGCACTGGCCATCAATGCAAGTGCTCAACAATACCAGGTGGCTACCGTGACCGGTACCAAAAAAGGTGACCTGGATCGTAGCGTACGTCCTAAACCGGGACCAGCACCTGAAATAAAATTAGGCAAAACCGAAAGTTTCGTATTACCAAACGGCCTTAAAGTTTTCGTGGTAGAGAACCACAAACTTCCGTTGGTAAGCGCAAGCATACAGCTTGACATATACCCTGAAATGGAAGGCGAAATGGCCGGTTACAGCACATTTTTATCAGAATTGCTGACAGCAGGTACCAAAACACGTAGCAAAGATCAGCTCAATAAAGAGATCGACTTTATAGGTGCGCGTATCAATGCCAACTCAAGAGGCATGTTCGGACAAAGCCTGAAAAAGCACCAGAATACATTACTGGAGCTGATGAGCGATATCGCAATGAATGCAGACTTCAAACAAGATGAAGTTGAAAAGGTAAAGAAACGCACCCTATCAGGCCTGCAGGCTAGTAAGAATGAGCCGGACGACATGCTGAACAACGTTACATCGGTACTGAACTATGGTGCCAACCACCCTTACGGTGAAGTACCTAATGAAAAAACAGTGGACAATGTAACCCTGGCAAAATGTAACGAATACTACAAAACATACTACAGGCCAAACGTTGCTTACATGGCTGTTGTGGGTGATGTTACGCTTAAAGAAGTAAAACCGCTGATAGAAAAGTACTTTGGTGCATGGCAAAAAGGTGAGGTACCTGTAACCAAGTACCCGAACCCGGCTGCACCAACTACTACACAAGTAGCATTAGTACCACGCCCGGAGGCTGTGCAAAGTGTTATCAACGTAACATACCCGATAGACTTGCTACCAGGTAGCCCGGATGTAGTAAAAGCTAAAGTAACTAATGCAATTCTTGGAGGTGGCTCAATGGGTCGCCTGTTCATGAACCTGCGCGAAAAACATGCCTGGACCTATGGTTCTTATTCTTCAATTTCCCAGGACGAGTTGAAAGGTAATTTTACAGCTTACGCAAAATGCCGCAATGCTGTAACAGACAGCTCTGTTGCTGAGATACTGGCTGAGATGAAGCGCATGAACGACGAGAAGATATCTAATGAAGCACTGCAAGACCAGATCAAATACATGTCGGGCGGATTTGCGATAGGACTGGAAAGCCCTCAGACCGTTGCACAATATGCTATTAATATCGAGCGCTACAACATGCCTAAAGACTATTATACTAACTACCTGAAAAACCTGAGCGCTGTAACTCCGGAAGATGTTCAGATGATAGCTAAGAAATACATCCATCCTGACAAAGCACACATCATTGTTGTAGGTAGCAAAGATGACGTAGCAAAGGGGCTGGAGCGTTTTGATGCAGACGGTAAATTAGACCTGTATGACAATTATGGTAATCCTTTTAAAGAAACTGTAGCTAAGGCTGCTCCTGATGGCATGAATGCCGCTACTGTTATGAAGAACTATATCAGGGCAATAGGTGGTGAAAAAACGATCAAGTCTATCAAAGATATCAAGACCGTAAGCAAAGGAACATTCGCCGTAGCAGGCCAGGAAATTCCGATTACTATTACAGAAATGAAGAAAGCTCCGCTTAACTACAACGTAAAGATAGAAGGTATGGGCATGGTGCTGCAAAAACAAGTATTTGATGGCACTAAAGGCTATATGGAAGCAGGTGGCCAGAAAAAAGAACTAAGCGGAGATGACCTCGTAAGGGCTAAGCAAGAAGCTGACATCTATGCCGACCTGACACCTGAGAAGTATGGTATCACCAGGGAATTAAAAGGTATGGAGACAGTAAACGGTAAAGAAGCCTACAAACTGGAAGTAAGTGATAACGGTAAGAAGACCACCGAATATTATGACACCCAGACAGGCTACCTGATACAAACTGTTTCGGCAGAAGAAGGCACTACAGACCTGAGTGATTATAAAGACGCCGGCAATGGCTATTTCATCCCTCACAAGCTTGTTACTAACGTACAAGGACAAACAATTACAGCTAATGTTGAGTCTGTTGAGATCAACAAAGGCATTGATAACAGCAACTTTCAATAG